The proteins below are encoded in one region of Pontibacter deserti:
- a CDS encoding alpha/beta hydrolase family protein, protein MKKLLYLAVLCSAGFYQAQAQQQTAKKPLTHDVYDSWKGVDGEKISNNGKYVLFNVNPQEGDGELLIRDMVTNKLTSYPRGTKASFTNDSRYAVFQVKPEYQKVRQLKLKKKKADDLPKDSLAIVMLESMNVVKMPRVKSFQLPKDGNHFVAYHLEKELPAKKDAKKAETTPAATEEKKAEAAKPAVAKKAPKKNKKYNGTELVLRNLQSGQEKRFDRVIDYTFSEKGNMLYFIKDELDSLHKAGVFAVSTADLKVMPIDTGKVSYKNITPDKAGEQLAFVATNDTLEAEIRYFALHHWTRKDNHKIILADTARAGMPKAWMVSEHGKLNFSEDGKRLFFGTFPRPTRYEKDTTQLEEDKVSLDIWTYKDPLIQPMQLKNKDRDLKQSFLAMYDFKGKRMQQLATLEIPDVYLDAYGEGDVALGVSDEKYKMTIGYDTPTKKDAYLIDLKKGTRKQVLNETRGYPRLSPKGNYVYWYEPTDSSWHTLATKGGKNLNLTKKLGVAFYDESNDVPALPSSYDFAGWVENDSYLLVYDKYDIWKLDPTGKKAPLNLTDKYGRQNKLSFRYEMLDEEEKFIPENATLYLSAFNNKDKSGGYFRDYVSKEVQPEKLVMSPNSYVRLRKAKNENRFMFRKGSFQEFPDLYTTTTTFDKPTQLSNANPQMKDYLWGTVELVNWKSTDGIPLEGLLYKPENFDPNKKYPMIAYFYERSSDELHAHKTPAPSASTVNISYYVSNGYLVFVPDIVYKNGYPGESAMDCIIPGVQKLVMQGFVDEKNMALQGQSWGGYQIAYMVTKTNLFKAAMAGAPVSNMTSAYGGIRWGTGLSRQFQYEKTQSRIGGTLWEKPMQFIENSPLFFADRVETPLLIMHNDQDGAVPWYQGIEYFMALRRLNKPVWMLVYNGEDHNLMQRKNRKDLSVRMSQFFDYYLKGAPMPIWMKKGVPTILKGKDYGFELEPQPQPEPEVASEVNQ, encoded by the coding sequence ATGAAGAAACTTTTATACCTGGCTGTACTCTGTAGTGCCGGCTTTTACCAGGCTCAGGCACAACAGCAAACAGCAAAAAAGCCCCTTACCCACGACGTTTACGACAGTTGGAAGGGCGTAGATGGAGAGAAGATCTCCAACAATGGCAAGTATGTACTTTTTAACGTGAACCCACAGGAAGGCGATGGCGAACTCCTGATCCGGGACATGGTAACCAACAAGCTGACCAGCTACCCGCGCGGCACTAAAGCTTCTTTTACCAACGACAGCCGTTATGCTGTTTTTCAGGTTAAGCCGGAGTACCAGAAAGTGCGCCAACTGAAACTGAAAAAGAAAAAAGCCGACGACCTGCCAAAAGACTCGCTGGCGATTGTGATGCTGGAAAGTATGAATGTGGTAAAAATGCCGCGTGTAAAGTCTTTCCAGCTACCGAAGGATGGTAACCACTTTGTAGCTTATCACCTTGAAAAAGAACTGCCTGCTAAAAAAGATGCCAAAAAAGCTGAGACCACTCCGGCAGCCACAGAAGAAAAGAAAGCGGAAGCTGCCAAACCGGCTGTAGCTAAAAAAGCACCTAAAAAGAACAAAAAGTATAACGGCACCGAACTGGTACTGCGCAACCTGCAAAGTGGTCAGGAAAAGCGCTTCGACAGAGTAATAGATTATACTTTCTCGGAGAAGGGCAACATGCTATACTTTATAAAAGATGAGCTGGACTCGCTGCATAAAGCTGGTGTGTTTGCTGTAAGCACTGCCGACCTGAAGGTAATGCCGATCGATACAGGTAAGGTATCTTACAAAAACATAACACCAGATAAAGCAGGAGAACAGCTGGCATTTGTGGCTACCAACGATACGCTGGAAGCCGAGATCCGCTACTTTGCCCTGCACCACTGGACCAGAAAGGATAATCACAAAATTATACTTGCCGATACAGCCCGCGCCGGTATGCCAAAAGCCTGGATGGTGAGCGAGCATGGCAAGCTGAATTTCTCAGAAGACGGCAAGCGCCTGTTCTTTGGCACGTTCCCGCGCCCAACCCGCTACGAAAAAGACACTACGCAGCTGGAAGAAGACAAAGTAAGTCTCGATATCTGGACTTACAAAGATCCGTTGATACAGCCGATGCAGCTCAAGAACAAAGACCGCGATCTGAAGCAGTCTTTCCTGGCGATGTATGATTTTAAAGGAAAGCGCATGCAGCAGCTGGCTACCCTGGAGATTCCGGATGTATACCTGGATGCTTATGGCGAAGGAGATGTGGCGCTTGGTGTGAGTGATGAGAAGTATAAAATGACCATCGGCTATGATACGCCTACTAAAAAGGATGCTTACCTGATCGACCTGAAAAAAGGAACACGCAAGCAGGTGCTGAACGAAACACGCGGTTATCCAAGATTATCACCTAAGGGTAACTATGTGTACTGGTACGAACCAACCGACAGCAGCTGGCACACACTGGCTACAAAAGGTGGCAAAAACCTGAACCTCACAAAGAAGCTAGGCGTGGCATTTTATGACGAATCGAATGATGTACCGGCGCTACCAAGCTCTTATGACTTTGCTGGCTGGGTAGAAAACGACAGCTACCTGCTTGTATATGATAAGTATGATATCTGGAAACTGGACCCAACCGGAAAGAAAGCCCCTTTAAACCTGACCGACAAGTATGGCCGCCAGAACAAGCTGAGCTTCCGATATGAAATGCTGGATGAGGAAGAGAAGTTTATACCTGAAAATGCTACGCTATACTTAAGCGCTTTCAATAACAAAGACAAGTCAGGTGGATATTTTCGTGATTATGTAAGCAAAGAAGTGCAGCCGGAGAAATTGGTAATGTCGCCGAACAGCTATGTACGCTTGCGCAAAGCTAAGAATGAAAATCGCTTTATGTTCCGCAAAGGCTCGTTCCAGGAGTTCCCGGATCTGTATACTACAACAACCACTTTTGATAAACCAACGCAGCTGAGCAATGCCAATCCGCAGATGAAGGATTACCTGTGGGGTACGGTAGAACTGGTAAACTGGAAATCAACAGACGGAATCCCATTAGAAGGCTTGCTTTATAAGCCTGAGAATTTTGATCCAAATAAGAAGTACCCGATGATCGCTTATTTCTATGAGCGCTCTTCTGATGAACTGCATGCGCACAAAACACCTGCGCCAAGTGCATCAACGGTAAATATATCTTACTATGTGAGTAACGGTTACTTGGTATTTGTACCGGACATTGTTTACAAAAACGGTTATCCGGGCGAGAGCGCGATGGACTGTATTATACCTGGTGTGCAGAAACTGGTGATGCAGGGTTTTGTGGATGAGAAAAACATGGCATTGCAGGGCCAGAGCTGGGGTGGTTACCAGATCGCTTACATGGTTACTAAAACCAACCTGTTTAAAGCTGCTATGGCCGGTGCTCCGGTTTCTAACATGACAAGTGCTTATGGTGGTATCCGTTGGGGTACAGGCCTGAGCCGCCAGTTCCAGTACGAGAAAACCCAAAGCCGCATTGGTGGCACACTTTGGGAAAAGCCGATGCAGTTTATTGAGAACTCGCCGCTGTTCTTTGCTGACCGTGTAGAAACACCGCTACTGATCATGCACAACGATCAGGATGGAGCAGTTCCGTGGTACCAAGGTATAGAGTACTTTATGGCCCTGCGCAGATTAAATAAACCGGTTTGGATGCTGGTATACAACGGAGAAGATCATAACCTGATGCAGCGTAAGAACCGCAAAGATCTGTCGGTGCGTATGTCGCAGTTCTTTGACTATTACCTGAAAGGTGCCCCAATGCCAATCTGGATGAAGAAGGGTGTTCCGACTATCTTAAAAGGTAAAGACTATGGTTTTGAGTTGGAGCCGCAGCCACAACCTGAGCCGGAAGTTGCCAGTGAAGTAAATCAGTAA
- a CDS encoding PaaI family thioesterase, whose amino-acid sequence MEATTHYHLLEKLYHSANIQQFIDGSELKVQHQLAEITLPVQAKYNHGANAIHGALYFKLLDDAAYFAVASVVQDVFIVTSSFQINIVRPVTGGTLKAIGKVRTIGKNLFVAEATLYNDKGKEVAFGTGQFMKTNQPLSSLHGYGEGLS is encoded by the coding sequence ATGGAAGCGACAACACATTACCACCTGCTGGAGAAACTATACCACAGCGCCAACATACAGCAATTTATAGATGGCAGCGAACTAAAAGTTCAGCATCAATTGGCCGAGATCACGTTGCCGGTGCAGGCAAAGTATAACCATGGAGCCAATGCTATACATGGTGCTTTATACTTTAAATTATTGGATGATGCCGCTTATTTTGCTGTCGCCTCTGTGGTACAGGATGTGTTTATAGTTACTTCCTCTTTTCAGATAAACATTGTAAGACCTGTAACTGGCGGCACTTTAAAAGCGATAGGCAAAGTAAGAACTATAGGCAAGAACTTGTTTGTAGCGGAAGCCACACTCTATAATGATAAAGGCAAAGAAGTAGCTTTTGGCACTGGCCAGTTCATGAAGACTAACCAGCCGCTCAGCAGCCTGCACGGTTATGGAGAGGGGCTTAGTTAG
- a CDS encoding HD domain-containing protein, protein MKKELKSILEVITLAERLKSELRHSWLSDGRQESVAEHTWRMALMAVLLEPYLDEEVDTAHMLKMILVHDLVEIEAGDVPAFQVMTEEAKAIKLQKELTAIESLREKLGIGIGQHVYELWHEFEAKATYEAKVANALDKLEVRLQHNHADIATWLEVEQENVFRMGDHTGFDSCLDQLKDLIQEQAVEKMEKAGISTTNVLARMASRNAMA, encoded by the coding sequence ATGAAAAAGGAACTTAAGAGCATTCTGGAAGTAATTACGTTGGCGGAACGCCTGAAATCTGAATTGCGCCACAGCTGGCTATCAGATGGACGTCAGGAAAGTGTGGCTGAACATACCTGGCGAATGGCTTTAATGGCTGTGTTGCTGGAGCCATACTTAGATGAAGAAGTAGATACTGCCCATATGCTTAAAATGATTCTGGTCCATGACCTGGTAGAGATAGAAGCAGGTGATGTACCGGCTTTCCAGGTAATGACGGAAGAAGCTAAGGCAATAAAACTACAGAAAGAATTAACTGCTATTGAAAGCCTGCGCGAAAAGTTAGGTATTGGTATAGGTCAGCATGTTTACGAACTATGGCATGAGTTTGAAGCCAAAGCTACTTACGAAGCTAAAGTAGCCAATGCACTGGATAAACTGGAAGTTCGCCTGCAGCACAACCACGCTGATATTGCTACCTGGCTTGAGGTAGAGCAGGAAAATGTATTTCGCATGGGCGACCACACTGGTTTTGATTCCTGCCTTGATCAGTTAAAAGATCTTATACAGGAACAAGCTGTTGAGAAAATGGAAAAAGCTGGCATTTCCACTACTAATGTACTGGCACGCATGGCCTCACGAAATGCAATGGCATAA
- a CDS encoding acyl-CoA thioesterase encodes MNETTFPKYLESTTLIRFEDCDPFGHLNNGRYTDYFLNAREDQLRDNYNLDIYRHMQTAGKAWVVATSQMAFLREAKLMETVTIRTCLRWFTESDIMMEALMLDKKNERIKSVIWMRFSYVDIKQGKKAQHEDELMDLFKKAAILGEGRDPLMFEERVKELRQLVTADITA; translated from the coding sequence ATGAACGAAACTACATTTCCTAAGTACTTAGAGAGTACTACTCTTATCCGCTTTGAAGATTGTGACCCGTTTGGTCACCTGAACAATGGCCGCTATACAGATTATTTTCTGAATGCCCGTGAAGACCAGCTTCGCGATAACTATAACCTTGATATTTACCGCCATATGCAAACTGCAGGTAAGGCATGGGTGGTAGCAACAAGCCAGATGGCTTTTCTGCGTGAGGCAAAACTGATGGAAACTGTTACCATACGCACCTGCCTGCGCTGGTTCACTGAAAGCGATATTATGATGGAAGCTCTGATGCTTGATAAGAAAAATGAACGCATCAAGTCAGTAATATGGATGCGCTTTAGCTACGTGGATATAAAACAAGGTAAAAAGGCGCAGCATGAAGACGAATTGATGGACCTCTTTAAGAAGGCAGCTATACTTGGCGAAGGCAGAGATCCGTTGATGTTTGAAGAGCGGGTAAAGGAATTAAGACAGCTAGTCACTGCTGACATTACAGCCTAA
- a CDS encoding TetR/AcrR family transcriptional regulator has product MVAITKAERTRQYIIEQAAHLFNQRGYAGTSLQDIMAATGLTKGGIYGHFESKEEIALAAFKHASAIILQLLSQTIKAHFTATAKLEALLDFYKKYIISPPITGGCPVLNTSVEADDTNPLLRASVVKVLNKMHRSLEGIVQQGIQQGEFKTTVNAEQFSILFISMIEGGVMVSKAYGKPHYLHTVLKQLHHMIQEMKN; this is encoded by the coding sequence ATGGTAGCAATAACTAAAGCCGAACGCACCCGACAGTATATTATTGAACAGGCAGCACACCTGTTTAATCAGCGCGGTTATGCGGGTACTTCCTTACAGGATATAATGGCAGCGACCGGACTTACGAAAGGTGGCATCTATGGTCACTTTGAGAGCAAAGAGGAAATTGCACTTGCCGCTTTCAAGCATGCCTCAGCTATTATACTTCAGTTACTTTCCCAAACTATAAAAGCTCATTTTACTGCTACAGCCAAACTCGAAGCCTTACTTGACTTTTATAAAAAATATATCATATCACCGCCTATAACTGGTGGATGCCCGGTTTTGAACACCTCTGTTGAAGCTGATGACACTAACCCTTTACTGCGTGCCAGTGTAGTAAAAGTACTGAACAAAATGCACCGCTCCCTGGAAGGTATAGTACAGCAAGGTATACAGCAGGGAGAATTTAAAACTACAGTGAACGCCGAACAATTTTCAATTCTTTTCATCAGCATGATTGAAGGCGGCGTTATGGTATCAAAAGCATATGGTAAGCCACACTACCTGCACACGGTATTAAAGCAGCTGCACCATATGATACAGGAGATGAAAAATTAA
- a CDS encoding aerotolerance protein, with product MKTWIAILLFLSIPGAGLKTISRINDYADRAAKAYEQEKYAEAITAYEYLLEDLEVQDDQLSLNLAHAYFKAGLMTEAQNQYRLLADHASDHIRSIVNLQLGNIAADGKKYAHALALYRNALIANPENEVARYNYELLKKYLILHPEKAEQPKQEPETPHNEELDEQMPPSSDEEQEPQPKQKPDANGTNEEEIDQPQPDPAGQEQNQGGKGNQSQQKDKEQAAGNEKGNIEGQQLNNQFDPDQQNKRGSTENAAADDSHAQTQAERQQVKISAEKARVLLNAMRDAELQYLQQLPKKAIRKKDKSKPDW from the coding sequence TTGAAAACCTGGATAGCTATACTTCTTTTCCTGAGTATACCGGGGGCAGGCCTAAAGACCATATCCCGGATAAATGACTATGCAGACCGCGCAGCAAAAGCCTATGAACAGGAAAAATATGCAGAAGCAATTACAGCGTACGAGTACTTACTGGAAGATCTGGAGGTACAGGATGATCAGTTGAGTTTGAATCTTGCGCACGCTTATTTTAAAGCGGGTCTGATGACCGAAGCCCAGAACCAATACCGCCTGCTCGCCGACCACGCATCCGACCATATCCGCTCTATTGTAAATTTACAGTTGGGTAACATTGCTGCTGACGGGAAAAAATATGCGCATGCATTAGCTCTTTATAGAAACGCACTCATAGCCAACCCCGAAAATGAAGTAGCCCGCTACAATTACGAGTTACTGAAAAAGTACCTTATACTTCATCCTGAAAAAGCAGAACAGCCAAAACAGGAACCTGAAACACCGCATAACGAAGAATTAGACGAACAAATGCCGCCTTCTTCGGATGAGGAGCAGGAACCACAGCCGAAGCAGAAACCTGATGCAAACGGCACCAACGAAGAAGAAATAGACCAGCCACAGCCAGACCCGGCGGGCCAGGAACAAAACCAGGGCGGTAAAGGCAACCAGTCTCAGCAGAAAGATAAGGAACAGGCAGCCGGCAACGAAAAAGGCAACATCGAAGGGCAGCAACTAAATAACCAGTTCGATCCTGACCAGCAAAACAAGCGCGGAAGCACAGAAAATGCAGCTGCAGATGACAGCCATGCCCAGACACAGGCCGAACGCCAACAAGTAAAAATCAGTGCCGAAAAAGCACGCGTGCTGCTTAATGCCATGCGCGATGCAGAACTCCAATACCTGCAACAACTCCCTAAAAAGGCCATCAGAAAGAAAGATAAAAGCAAACCAGACTGGTAG
- a CDS encoding VWA domain-containing protein, whose protein sequence is MTWYQTITLLEILFGVLFLGLYIGYLWRVKRVAEFFGQRPHGVWVKFVLRHLYLILIVIAILGPSFGAMKKEIKTIGKDLYIAIDLSASMNATDVQPSRLEKTKQEVERLITRFNSDRIGLIVFGDDAYIQSPLTYDQNALQLYTRTLYTRLLPNTGTDYEPVLKLALDKFGQLGNSPAAEQKARVLVLISDGEDFGDDVEQLAEQLREQNIRVFTLGVGTTEGSRIPQGNGFKHDNDGNVVITKLQPEPLVKLAELTNGQYFEVNDRISEISKLVSAINNIEGELRESKTIDVTANKYVYPLALALVLILLDALLTIKIVRI, encoded by the coding sequence ATGACCTGGTATCAAACCATCACCCTGCTCGAGATCTTGTTCGGTGTGCTCTTTTTAGGGCTCTACATCGGCTACCTGTGGCGTGTAAAGCGCGTAGCAGAATTTTTCGGGCAGCGGCCGCATGGTGTTTGGGTAAAATTTGTACTGCGCCACCTCTACCTTATACTAATAGTTATTGCTATACTTGGTCCATCTTTCGGGGCCATGAAAAAAGAGATCAAAACAATAGGCAAGGATCTTTATATAGCCATTGACCTTTCGGCGTCTATGAACGCAACAGATGTGCAGCCATCACGCCTCGAGAAAACCAAACAAGAAGTTGAGCGACTTATCACAAGATTTAATTCTGATCGTATCGGGTTAATTGTGTTTGGGGACGATGCTTACATACAAAGCCCATTAACTTACGACCAGAATGCTCTGCAACTTTACACCCGCACGCTTTATACACGCCTGCTACCAAACACCGGAACTGATTACGAACCTGTACTGAAACTGGCTCTTGATAAGTTCGGACAGTTGGGGAATAGCCCTGCTGCAGAACAAAAGGCGCGTGTACTTGTACTCATCAGCGATGGAGAAGACTTTGGTGATGATGTAGAACAATTGGCTGAGCAGCTCCGGGAACAGAACATTCGGGTATTTACCCTGGGTGTTGGCACCACAGAGGGCAGCCGCATACCACAGGGCAATGGGTTTAAACACGACAACGACGGCAATGTTGTAATTACAAAGTTACAACCTGAGCCACTGGTAAAGCTGGCTGAACTCACCAACGGACAGTACTTTGAAGTAAATGACCGCATTAGCGAGATCAGCAAACTGGTGAGTGCCATTAATAATATAGAAGGCGAACTGCGCGAGAGTAAAACGATAGATGTAACCGCCAATAAGTATGTTTACCCGCTGGCGCTGGCGCTTGTCCTGATCCTGCTGGATGCTTTGTTAACTATAAAGATCGTTCGGATTTGA
- a CDS encoding PIN domain-containing protein — MTGFIAETIVAYAIGKGLDIALANREDFKQRLNKIIEASIDEYVERYHINEPKGKYAFFRSQLFMEEVLKFRLFKRDGYKIDQAKLERELSKFQDFISPSEEELGNFMQVFDSRVNADEKLKLLEIETFYKEEVFEITQKLNRVLHYLETSVKETINLLEGEYERELNECLEDIHSFKPESALKRIEGIQAQVNNNARHVGDRLKANLYHLKAICLGLLQETEKANENILKSFRLAPYNEVYLQKACYTYYIIGDRKYETLVSKLEIVEEYSPFLWAVKTLQHKRDALAFVEQEVPEIVKNKIDYKRLVFYHLMNASNQELSRVLKALREEENGELPETITYESFRYWVLKLNVAYGNYMRNTPIMLNEGAGVTEEGLFVYKLAEKILEVIKGSEVFEKFTEVEFIYYWLEFELYETPNTIDKLRRSFKRQSVQRNDFTLLFANALFKSGCLDEALDVINTYKGEPDKYLLSLKAFCLFFKDDIIGYQTEVEKYLESLDSINEHNIIETLNVVSPFKSDAHNWNRIHEILDQKHFSNKDYQTLLNLFLFRTKAEPLNQERLDQLEGLKETFSDEHGICYGLALIYFSCGEYKQGVELLASYVNEDKPSRDLLLYINGLDTLKDQGQLTLLRLLKKWREEFPYNDVLLRREIEIRRYLNDWLEIQKIAAYGLTMHALDESYWTAYILSLDRNGNEDAIEEAVDKVKGLTFRSTPNAMLVAGVLNRRGHYKEALDIVYAKAINQLDSVARQNYFALLLRLPENLLAAYDTVEEERYVRYQIDGKEQIVFVNEESLTQNPIVKESLHRKGNEVFTVTTGFSRRLQNVKILRVMNKYLALHDEILLEARDNPISNLQLESINYKTDDIKDFERTFVEMFGAQEHERQKRTDENLKNYYDFNLSFSELVIGNFNSDYIGAYYFITSKAGNGLVVTPIRYYEQKVDIETSTIVVDFTTGLLLYELSKEVKIEIGAFVISNSFISIIDNEILKAKHEPKSKISLSVINGKVVPHFLPEDYNSKRLALLEEFKLWVNEHARVEVPEEKLDAARKLYEQKEVNKVLEHCIDNVTLAQREGHILLSDDSLNFKLLSPLSGKIISSEYFLINAYPNNQNEIYEFLLQRKFRGISLTTEHLRLAYFNQHKPGKQHLYNAALLNLSLKINFSLDLVTVCILFLKQLALNASISDEKYRMDAANLFLHLLKGNTTLTIGTLLTDTIQKEFHLLPKHLLITLKALEDAVAIFD; from the coding sequence ATGACTGGTTTTATAGCAGAAACAATTGTAGCATATGCTATTGGTAAAGGTCTTGATATCGCACTTGCCAACCGCGAAGATTTTAAGCAAAGACTCAATAAAATCATAGAAGCTTCAATAGATGAGTATGTAGAAAGGTATCATATAAATGAGCCTAAAGGCAAGTATGCATTCTTTAGATCTCAGCTCTTCATGGAAGAGGTGTTGAAATTCAGGCTTTTCAAGAGAGATGGGTATAAGATTGATCAAGCGAAACTTGAGAGGGAATTGTCCAAGTTCCAAGACTTTATAAGTCCATCAGAGGAAGAGTTGGGCAACTTTATGCAGGTGTTTGATTCTAGGGTTAATGCAGACGAAAAGCTAAAATTGCTTGAAATAGAAACCTTCTATAAAGAGGAGGTTTTTGAAATTACTCAAAAGTTGAACCGTGTTCTGCATTATTTAGAGACATCAGTAAAGGAAACGATTAACCTGTTAGAGGGAGAATATGAGCGAGAATTGAACGAATGTTTAGAGGATATACATTCTTTTAAACCTGAATCTGCACTAAAGAGAATTGAAGGGATTCAAGCACAAGTTAATAATAACGCTAGACATGTGGGTGACCGGTTAAAAGCTAATTTATATCACTTGAAAGCTATTTGCCTTGGGCTTCTGCAGGAAACTGAGAAAGCGAATGAAAATATCCTGAAGTCTTTCAGGTTGGCCCCTTATAACGAGGTGTATTTACAGAAAGCCTGCTATACCTATTATATAATTGGAGATAGGAAGTACGAGACATTAGTTAGTAAACTAGAGATTGTTGAGGAATATAGTCCATTTTTATGGGCAGTAAAAACGCTGCAGCATAAAAGAGATGCTCTGGCTTTTGTTGAACAGGAGGTTCCTGAGATTGTTAAAAATAAGATCGATTATAAGAGGTTGGTTTTTTACCACCTGATGAATGCTTCAAATCAGGAATTATCCAGAGTATTAAAAGCCTTAAGAGAGGAAGAGAATGGAGAGTTACCTGAGACGATAACCTATGAAAGCTTTAGATATTGGGTTTTAAAGCTTAATGTAGCCTACGGGAACTACATGCGCAATACCCCTATCATGCTGAATGAAGGAGCTGGCGTCACAGAAGAGGGGCTATTCGTCTATAAGCTTGCTGAGAAGATTCTCGAGGTAATAAAGGGTAGTGAGGTATTTGAAAAGTTTACAGAAGTCGAGTTTATTTATTATTGGCTTGAGTTTGAACTCTACGAAACACCTAACACAATCGACAAACTGAGACGGTCGTTTAAGCGGCAATCTGTACAAAGAAATGACTTCACTTTACTTTTTGCTAACGCTCTTTTTAAAAGTGGGTGCTTGGATGAAGCTTTAGATGTTATCAATACTTATAAAGGAGAGCCGGACAAGTATCTTCTATCCTTAAAGGCTTTCTGTTTGTTCTTTAAGGATGATATCATAGGCTATCAAACTGAGGTAGAGAAGTACCTAGAATCTCTTGATAGCATTAATGAGCACAACATTATAGAAACATTGAATGTAGTTTCTCCTTTCAAGTCGGATGCTCATAATTGGAACAGAATTCACGAAATACTAGATCAAAAGCATTTTTCTAACAAGGACTATCAAACTCTGTTAAATCTTTTTCTCTTTCGTACAAAAGCAGAACCACTTAACCAGGAAAGGCTTGACCAGTTGGAAGGGTTGAAAGAGACTTTTTCAGATGAACATGGAATTTGCTATGGTCTGGCGTTAATTTATTTCAGTTGTGGTGAGTATAAGCAGGGAGTTGAATTGCTTGCATCCTATGTAAATGAAGACAAGCCATCAAGGGATCTGCTGCTTTACATTAATGGCCTTGATACTTTAAAGGATCAAGGCCAGTTAACTTTACTAAGGCTACTTAAGAAGTGGAGAGAAGAGTTTCCGTATAATGATGTCTTGCTGCGCAGAGAGATCGAGATAAGAAGATACCTAAATGATTGGTTAGAAATACAGAAGATTGCAGCCTATGGGTTAACAATGCATGCACTTGATGAGAGCTATTGGACAGCGTATATCTTATCTCTTGATAGAAACGGGAATGAAGATGCTATAGAAGAGGCCGTCGATAAGGTGAAAGGATTAACCTTCAGATCAACTCCCAACGCCATGCTAGTTGCAGGCGTGTTGAATAGAAGAGGCCACTATAAAGAGGCTCTCGATATTGTTTACGCGAAGGCGATCAATCAGCTAGATAGTGTTGCCCGGCAAAACTATTTTGCGCTCTTACTTCGACTACCTGAGAATCTTTTAGCAGCATATGATACTGTAGAAGAGGAGCGATATGTTAGATATCAGATAGACGGTAAGGAGCAAATTGTTTTCGTTAACGAAGAGTCTTTAACCCAAAACCCTATAGTCAAAGAATCTCTGCACAGGAAGGGAAATGAGGTTTTTACAGTTACAACTGGATTTTCACGGAGGCTCCAAAATGTAAAAATTCTCCGGGTAATGAATAAATACTTGGCACTTCATGATGAAATTCTACTAGAGGCGAGAGATAATCCTATAAGCAACCTGCAACTAGAATCTATAAACTATAAAACAGATGATATAAAAGATTTCGAAAGAACTTTTGTAGAAATGTTCGGCGCGCAGGAACATGAAAGACAAAAGCGCACGGATGAGAACCTGAAGAATTACTATGATTTTAACCTGTCTTTCTCTGAATTGGTTATCGGTAATTTCAACAGTGATTATATAGGGGCTTATTATTTTATTACTTCAAAGGCAGGAAACGGGCTGGTAGTGACACCAATCAGGTATTATGAGCAAAAAGTAGATATTGAAACTTCAACTATAGTAGTAGACTTCACAACAGGGCTGCTTTTATATGAGCTGTCTAAGGAAGTAAAAATAGAAATAGGGGCTTTTGTAATCAGTAATTCCTTTATAAGTATCATTGATAATGAAATCCTAAAAGCTAAGCACGAGCCAAAATCTAAGATATCTTTGTCTGTTATAAATGGTAAAGTCGTTCCTCATTTTTTGCCTGAGGATTATAATAGTAAAAGGCTTGCTCTTTTAGAGGAGTTTAAATTATGGGTGAATGAACACGCAAGAGTTGAGGTGCCTGAGGAGAAGTTGGACGCTGCAAGAAAATTGTATGAGCAAAAGGAAGTAAACAAAGTCTTAGAGCATTGTATTGATAACGTAACACTTGCCCAAAGGGAGGGTCACATATTATTATCTGACGATTCACTTAATTTTAAATTGTTATCACCACTTTCAGGAAAGATTATAAGTTCGGAATACTTTCTAATAAATGCCTATCCTAATAATCAAAACGAGATTTATGAGTTTTTACTGCAAAGGAAGTTTAGAGGAATATCTTTAACTACAGAACATTTACGCTTAGCTTATTTTAATCAGCATAAACCGGGGAAACAACACCTTTATAATGCAGCTCTCCTTAATTTATCTCTAAAGATTAATTTTAGCTTAGATCTTGTTACCGTCTGTATTCTCTTCCTAAAGCAATTGGCACTCAATGCTAGCATCTCTGATGAGAAATATAGGATGGATGCAGCTAACTTATTTTTACATTTATTAAAAGGTAACACAACTCTTACCATAGGAACACTTCTTACAGATACCATTCAGAAAGAATTTCATCTTTTGCCAAAGCATTTGCTTATTACCTTAAAGGCGCTTGAGGATGCTGTGGCAATATTTGATTAA